The Brassica oleracea var. oleracea cultivar TO1000 chromosome C7, BOL, whole genome shotgun sequence sequence GTACCTTGGGGGAAAATCTTGTGGGTTACATTTCTCATTCAGCTCTAGACTGGCCAGCTCTTGAGGAGAGGATGATTCCTACGATAAGCCCGTAAAGAGCAAGCGCTTCAGCGAAGATAAGGATAAGAATCATCCCGACAAAGAGCTTAGGCTGCTGAGCATTTGCCCTGGCAAAAGAATTACAAACGAACAAGTCAAACACCAATGTTACATACAAACACTCATGTGTGAAGTATTATAGGTTGCAGGATGAGGGAATAACAAACCTGACACCGGCATCACCGACAATCCCAATGGCCATACCAGCAGAAAGACCAGCAAGACCACAAGCAAGACCGGAGGAGAGGTGAGCGTATCCATCAAAGAGGTAGTAAGACTTGGCCTTGGGGTTAATCCCGGTACTGATGATAACAGCAATAATCAAACCGTAAATACCCAACACACCAGCCATAACAACGGGGACAATGGACTTCATCACGAGCTCGGGCCTCATGACTCCCATGGACGCCACACCAACACCACTCTTTGCGGTTCCATAAGCAGCTCCCATACCTATTAACATAATGTCAAAATATAAAACAATTCTCATAAGATCCCACAAGATTATCCTTAACTATAGTTTCCTTCCTATACTCAATTAAAGAACACAACAAAATTGAATCTCATCTCATCTCATCTCAGATTTACAACAGGTCAAACGCTAATCAAGATCCAATAGCTACTCGATGAAGCACACGCTGGGTTCCAAATTTCAAGGAATGCACAACAAAATCGAAATGAATCTCTTCGCAGATCTTCAGCTAGATAAGAATTCGGATCCAAGGTCAAATGCAAAACATATCTAACAAAATCACACATTCATATGTTTATGGATGCAGATCGAACCTAAAGATTCCAGGAAGACGATCACGAACAACGATGCAGATCAAAACAATGCGAGTAGGGAAAAAAAGGAATTACAGGAGAAGACGAGTGCGGCTGCAGCGCCGAGGAAGCCGAAGAAGGGAGCTGTTTCATCGCCGCTGAAGGTAGACATGTCGAAGCTTGCGATTTGGATCTGAGGATGAGATCAGGACGATGATTGAAATCTGGCGAGAGAGAGAGAGAGAGAGAGATGTGGAATTGGATATATCGCTCTGATTTTTTATTTATTATTGTTTTGTTTTTTTTCTCAGATGAGTGGAAGGGAACAACGTGCAGCTTGATCTTTCACAGAGAGACGACCACGTCACTCTGGGCCTGGGCCTGGGCCTGGGCCTGGGCCTGGGCCTAATTGTGATTCACTTAAACCCACTTTTAAATATCTCAACATTTTCCAATCCGGTTTACATTGCGTTTGGTTTAGTTTTGGTACGACTTTGAATTTCTTGAAAGAAATTCAAATCGGTCTAAAACTTCTACTAGCAGAACAAGAAAGACGCACATTACAGCAGAAGCAGAGACAA is a genomic window containing:
- the LOC106301487 gene encoding V-type proton ATPase subunit c1 translates to MSTFSGDETAPFFGFLGAAAALVFSCMGAAYGTAKSGVGVASMGVMRPELVMKSIVPVVMAGVLGIYGLIIAVIISTGINPKAKSYYLFDGYAHLSSGLACGLAGLSAGMAIGIVGDAGVRANAQQPKLFVGMILILIFAEALALYGLIVGIILSSRAGQSRAE